The Streptomyces sp. TLI_105 DNA segment ACCGGAGATGGCGAAGTCCGCCGTGGAGGCCGCGGACCCGAGCGTGAACTTCGCGCCGTTCGACAACGACGGGAACGGCTACGTCGACGCCTTCATCGTGGTGCACGCCGGACCCGCCGCCGACGAGACCGGAAAGCCGTTCCACATCTGGTCGCACAAGTCGACCCTGCCCGCAGTGCACCAGACCGACGGCACCAAGGTCTACGGCTATCTGACCATCTCCGAGAACGCGAAGATCGGCGTCTGCGCGCACGAACTCGGGCATCTGCTGTTCGGCTTCCCCGACCTCTACGACACGGACGACAGCTCCGAGGGCGTCGGCTCGTGGTGCCTGATGGGAGCCGGATCCTGGGGTGGAGGCGGAGACGTCCCCACACATCCGTCCGCCTGGTGCAAGGTCAATCAGGGCTGGGCCACGACCAAGGTCGTCACCACCAGCGGCACCGAGTCCTTCCCGGACGTCAAATCCAGCCACACCGTCCACCGGCTCTGGAAGAACGGCGCGGGCGGCAGCGAGTACTTCCTCCTCGAGAACCGCCAGCGGACCGGGTACGACGCCTCGCTGCCGGGCGACGGGCTGCTGATCTGGCACATCGACGAGAACCAACCGAACAACCGGGACGAGAACCACTACAAGGTCGGCCTGGTGCAGGCCGACAACCAGCGCAACCTGGAACTGAACCAGAACCGCGGCGACGACGGAGATCCGTACCCCGGAAGCAGCGGCAACACCACGTTCACCTCCACCAGCGCACCCGACTCGAACTCCTTCGCGGGCGCCGGTTCCTGCGTCTCCGTCACCCGGATCTCGCCGTCGGCGGCCACCATGACGGCCTCCGTGACGGTCTCCTGCGGAAAGGCCCCGGTCAAGGAGATCAAGGACCACAAGGAGATCAAGGAGCCGCTCAAGGAGGCGAAGGAGCCCTCCAAGGAAGTGAAGGACTTCAAGGACCGCAAGGACGTGGAGGTGAAGACCAAGGAGCCGTTCAAGGAGCACAAGGACCTGAAGGACCGCAGGGAGCACAAGCCGCCGTACAAGGAGATCAAGGACGACTGGGACAACCCCCCGGACGTCTCGACGCGTTCGACGGGAGAGGAGGGCGACCCGACCGCCGCCGCCATCGTGGACCTGCAGACCCGGCTCGCCGCCCTTGAGCAGGCCCTGGGCGGGGCCGGCGGCGCGGGCGACACCGCCGAACCGTTCATCGGCACCGAACTGCGGCCCGACCTGATCGGCGGACCGCAGTACGGACCGGGCGCCGACGCGCTGCGGGAAGCCGTCGAGGCCGGCGACGCGCAGGCCAAGCGGTCGTACGACAGCCTTCCCCAGCAGTGAGCGGAACCCTCCTGCTCCTGGCCGCACCCGGCGACGGCGGCGCGGCGGCGGTGGCCCGCGCGCTGTCGGCCCGGGGCGGCCACGGAGCCGTTCTGACCCTCACGCCCGCCGACCTCGCCCGCGCCCGGTGGAGCCACCGGGTGAACGGCGGGGGAGAGGCGTCCACCCGGATCACCCTGCCCACCGGGCGGGTGCTCGACGACCGGACCGTCGGCGCGGTGCTGCACCGCCTGCCGGGCCTGCCGCTCGCCGCCGGTGCCGACAGAGGACCCCGAGCCAAGGACGTCCTGTACGCGCACAGCGAGCGACAGGCCCTGGTCGCCAGCTGGCTGCTGTCCCTCGCGCCGCGGGTGATCGGCCTGATCAGCGCGTACGGAACCGCCCACGGGACCGTCTCCCGCACGACGGCCCTCGTCCACGCCGAACAGTGCGGCCTGCCGGTGGCCCGGCGGGGCGGGGCCACGCGCGGCGGCCTGGTGGGTCGGCCCGCCCCCGGAGAACGGCACGTGCGGCGCCTCGCATGGCCCGGCGGCCCCGGATCGCCGGTCCCGGTCGACGTGCTGCCGGAGGCGCCGGCGGCGTACCACGACACCCTGCTCGTCGCCGGGGACCGCGTGATCGGTCCCCGTGCCGACGACTACGGCGAGCGCTGCCGGCGCCTCGCCGACGCCCTCGGCACACGGCACTTCGAGCTCCGGTTCGCCCCGCGCGACACCGGCGCCGTCGTGACGGACGTGGACCTGTGCCCGCGCCTGGACGACCCGCCGCACGTCGAAGCCACCGCCTCCCTCATGGTGGCCCTCGCCGAACAGCCCACGAGGAGGCCCGAGTGATCCTGTTCTTCGGCCGTACGGACGACCCGCCCCTCACCCGCGCGATCAGCGCCGCACGCGACGCCGACCTGCGGCACCTCGTGATCGACCAGGCCCGCACGGCCCGGTACGACCTCGTCGTCGGGACGGACGCGCTGGACGCCCAGGTGACCGTCGAGGGGATGCGGGTCCCGCTCGGCGACGTGTCCGCCGTGTACGCCCGCCCGTTGGAACCGCCCGCCGACGGGGACCCGGCGGCCCGGGCGCGGGCGGCGGCGTTCCAGGAGTGGTTCGTCGGCTGGCTCGACACGACCCCGGCCGTCGTGGTCAGCCGGCCCCGCGCCATGGAGTCCAACTCCTCCAAGCCGTACCAGGCCCAGCTCATCGGACGCTCCGGCTTCGCCGTACCGGAGACCCTGGTCAGCGACGACCCCGACGAGATCCTCGCCTTCCGCGCCCGGTACGGCCGGATCGTCTACAAGTCGGTCAGCGGCGTCCGCTCCATCGTCAGGGAGTTCACCGACGCCGACGAGAGCCGGCTCGCCCTCGTCCGCGGACTCCCGACGCAGTTCCAGGCCCACGTGCCGGGCCAGGACGTACGCGTCCACGTCGTCGGCGAGGACACCTACGCCGCGGTCGTCGACTGCGACGCGATCGACTACCGCTACGCCGACCAGGGCGGAAGGCCCGCCCGCCTCGCCCCGTACGACCTGCCCCCGGACACGGCCCGGCGCTGCGCGGAACTCGCGGCCTCGCTCGGCCTGCCGCTCGCGGGCATCGACCTGCGCCGCACGCCCGACGGCGCGTGGGTGTGCTTCGAGGTCAATCCCATGCCGGCCTACAGCTATTACGAGGCGCACACCGGCCTGCCCATCTCCTCGGCGCTCGTCGCGTACCTCGACGGCCGTCGGGCAGCGGTTTCCGTGGGGGGGTGAACCCGTGGTCCAGATCGTCGAGAACCTCACCGTACTCACCCTCCGGCTCCTGGCCCGGACCGCCCACCCACGGCTGGACGAGTGGGACCTCGCCGCCTGCCAGGTCCTCGCCTCCCTCCCCGTACCGGGCGTGGCCGACCTGATCACCCCCAACCTCACGGGCTCCCGGCTGAGTCTCGGCATCCGGCGCGAGCTGCTCCAGGACGTGGCGCTCGGGGCGACCCTCCACCTCCGGGCGAAACTCGGCTCCTCGGGTGACGTCCTGGCGGAACCCCACCCGGCTGCCGGCGACTTCCGCGTCGAGCAGCCCTGACGGGGCACGTCCGGACCTCGTGGATCCGGCGCGGACGCGCTGGTGGCCCGCCTCGGGGCCGAAGGGCGCGACTTCCCCGAAACTCTGTCCGACGGTGCGGCCCTCTTTCCACCACAGCAGCGCCATTCGGCCAACATCGGGAGGATTTCAGCCCTCCGGACAACCAGGCATCATCTCTTCCCCTCTCACCGCACGGGCGCAGCGAGTGCCTCCCGCCGCACCGGTCGGGCGTCCGTCCCGGCCCGTCGGACGGGTGGCCCGCTGTCCGCCTCCTTCCACAGCACCCGGAGGACGAGGGAACGATGACCACCACGCGTACCACCCGGCTGCGGCGTCCGCTGCTGGCCGGCACCACGGCTGTCGCCGCCATGGCCGTGACGGCCGGCTTCATGGCCGCCACCCCGGAGCAGGCGAACGCCGTGACGGGCCCCAGGCTGAGTCTCGTCGCGGCGACCGGCTCGATCACGCTCACCTCCTGGAAGGAGGAGCCGGGCGTCTACCTGGACCTGGGCACGTACCTCACTGCGGAGGGAACCCCGTTCGAGCTCAAGGCGACCCGGAAGTCCTACAAGGACCCGGTGACCCTCACCCAGACCGTGTACGAGGGCGGCAGGGCCAAGGCGAAGACGCTGCCCCAGGGCACCGTGAAGGACTTCTCCGGGCTGCCCGGCTTCGCGGAGATCACCGTCACCGACAAGGACGGCAAGAAGGTCGTCAGCCGGGCGGAGAGCTTCTGCCCGAACAACGCCAGCGGACGGGTCCGCCCCGACGCGCCCTCCACCTCGAAGTATCCGGAGAGCTGTCCCACCAACCCCTTCACCCTCGGTTCCGTGTGGGGCGTCGAGAAGGGATGGGCCGCCAACACCTACAACGGTTCCTACACCCAGCCGGTGAAGCTCGCCGCCGGCACGTACACGGCCGAGGTCCGGGTCGCCAAGAAGTACCGGGACCTCTTCAAGATCGCCGACAGGCCCGCCAGGGTGAAGGTCACCGTCGAGGAGCGCAGTTGGGAGGAGAACGGCGCCGCGGCCGCCCGAGCGGCCACCGCCGGGGAGCACGCCGGGCACGGCGCCGCCCACCACACTCCGGCCGGTCACGCCGGGCACGGCCCTGGGCACGCTCCGACCCCCGTCCAGGCCGGCGCCCCGGAGACCAGCGGCGCGGGCCCCTCGTACAACGTGGGCCACGGGCCGCTGAAGGCCGCACCGCCGGCCCTGCCGTGGGCACTCAAGAAGCAGCAGGCGGCACGCGCCGACATGCAGGCCGGCGCCATGCAGGCCGGTGACACGGCGGGTCGGACCGACGGCTCGCGACAGGCGCCCGCCCTCACGCCGCGGTCCAAGCGGCCCACCGGGAACCCCTCCGTCCCCGATGTCCCCAAGCCCGACCTGCGGTCGCTGCCGGCCTACGGCATCACCATCAGCGACGGCGACCGGAACATCCCCGGCAAGGACTACCTGGCCTTCAGCGCCAACGTGTGGAACGCCGGTCCGGCCCAGCTCGTGGTGGACGGCTTCCGCTCGCCCGGCAAGGCCAAGATGGACGCCTACCAGTACTTCTACGACGCCCACGGCAAGCAGGTCGGCTACACCCCGACCGGCACCATGGAGTGGGACCCCCGCCCCGGCCACGTGCACTGGCACTTCACGGACTTCGCCAGCTACCGGCTGCTGAAGGCCGACAAGAAGGAAGCGGTGCGCAGCGGCAAGGAGGCCTTCTGCCTCGCCAACACCGACGCCGTCGACTACACGGTGAAGAACGCCAACTGGCACCCGTTCAACACCGACCTGGCCACCGCCTGCGGTCAGGAGAACTCCATCTCGGTCCGTGAGGTCCTGGACGTCGGCTCCGGCGACACCTACACCCAGGACCTGCCGGGACAGTCGTTCGACATCACGGACGTGCCCAACGGCACCTACTACATCCAGGTACTGGCCAACCCGGCCAAGCGGCTGAAGGAAACCGACCTCGGCAACAACAGCGCCCTGCGGAAGATCGTCCTCGGCGGCACGCCCGGCCGGCGGACCGTGACCGTCCCCGCGCACGACCTCGTGAACGCGAACTGATCACACCCCGGACACCGGCACGCCCCCTTCGAGTCGACGGAGCCATGGCACACGGGTGACGGACGCCGGCCCGCAGGGGGTGAGGACGATCTCAACGGGCCGCTGGAAAGCATCGTTTCTGCACGTCCGCGACCCCGCGATCCGCTGTCCGGCATTGGAGTGAGACGTGGTGTCCCGTTGATCCCCGGAGGCGTTTGACCGACTGACGGGCACTTTCTGCCACGTCACTCGGAACTCATGAGGAGTAGCTATGCGTTCTCTGGCCGCGTCTGTCCTGGCCGTGGGAATCCTGTTCGGCGGTGCCGGTGCCGCGCTCGCCCACGACGGAGTCGGAATCGGGAGGTTCGCCGAGGGCGGCGCCGGCTTCGCCTCGCACTGTGCGGCGTCCGGTGTTCCGTCCGTGTACGGAACGATCTTCACCGCTTCGTGCTCGGACGAGGGCTGGGAAGTGGGCGACGAGTTCGACTACCTCGGCGCCCACTGATCTGCGGCCACGCCCGGCAACAGGCACCGCTGAGCATGACCCACGCGTCCCGTGCCCGCGCACGGGACGCGGCGACGGGCCCGCTCTCGCACGCGAGAGCGGGCCCGTTCGCTCTTCGCCCGAAGAACGAGGCCCCGGCGTACTCCGGCCCGGCCGGGGGACCGCGCCCGCCTGCATCCGTCGCCCGAGGCCCGGGGGAACCGCGGATACAGGAGTGCGAAAACCAGTACGCCGGCGCGGCGCGCTCGCGATCGGCGGCCGAACAGGGAGGGCGCGATGACCGTCTCCGTCGTTCTGTACACCTCTGACCTCCGGGTCCACGACCATCCGCCCCTCAGGGCCGCGGTCGAAGGGGCACAGGAAGTGGTTCCGCTGTTCGTCCGTGACCCGGCCGTGGACCGCGCGGGGTTCGCGGCCCCCAACCGCCTGGCCTTCCTCGCCGACTGCCTCACGGATCTGGACCGGGGACTGCGGGACCGCGGCGGTCGCCTCGTGGTGCGGGAGGGCGACACGGTGTCCGAGGTACGGGCCCTGGTGCGGCAGACGGACGCCGACGAGGTGCACATGGCCGCCGGCGTGACGGCGTTCGCCAGGGCACGGGAGGCACGACTGCGCGAGGCACTGGAGGACGACGGCTGTCGGCTGTACGTGCACGACGGCGTCGTCACCGTCGTTCCACCCGGTGACGTCCTTCCCCACGGAAGGGATCACTTCGCCGTGTTCACGCCCTACCACAAGCGCTGGACCGCCGAGCCGCTCCGGACACCGCTGCCCGCCCCCGGAGCGCTGCGCGTCCCCTCGGGAGTGCGGTCCGAGCGCATCCCGCGGCGTTCCGCGGTCACCGGTGTGTCGCCGGCCCTCGCCGTGGGAGGAGAGAGCGAGGGGCGCAAGCTGCTCGGTTCGTGGCTGGCGGACCGGGTCGACACGTACGAGGAGCGCCACGACGACCTCGCGGGTGACGTCACCTCCCGCCTCTCGCCCCATCTCCACTTCGGCGCCGTCTCCGCCACCGAGGCGGTGCACAGGGCGCGGAGGCAGGGCGGCGCGGGGGCCGACGCCTTCGTGCGGCAGGTGTGCTGGCGCGACTTCCACCACCAGGTCCTGGCCGCACGGCCCGAGGCGGCAGGCACGGACTACCGTCCGCGTCAGGACCGTTGGAGGCGGGGCGCGGACGCCGAAGAAGACCTCGCTGCCTGGCGGGAGGGCCGAACCGGCTATCCCGTCGTCGACGCCGCCATGCGGCAGCTCGCCCACGAGGGATGGATGCACAACCGCGGCCGGTTGATCACCGCCTCCTTCCTGGTGAAGACGCTCTACATCGACTGGAGGGAAGGGGCGCGTCACTTCCTCGCCCTGCTGGTGGACGGTGACGTCGCGAACAACCAGCTCAACTGGCAGTGGGTGGCGGGGACAGGCACGGACACCAGGCCGCAGCGCGTCCTCAACCCGGTGCGGCAGGCCAGACGGTACGACCCCGACGGCAGCTACGTCCGCCGCTGGGTTCCGGAGCTCGCCGCCCTCGACGGACCGGCCGTCCACGAACCCTGGCGGCTCACCGGGCTCGACCGGGCGTCCTTCGACTACCCGGACCCGGTGGTCGAGCTCTCCGAGGCCCTGACGCGCTTCCGGCAGGCCCGGAGCACGGCCTGATCCGGATCTCTTTCCTCGCACCAGGCCTGCTGCATCGATTTCGATGCGGAAACGATGCGAGTTGTGCGGAGAGGTGTGACGGCCGGAACGTGAGGTGAGGCGGGGCCGACGAGGCCCCGACGCCGCCGCTCTCGCCGCGGCACGCCCCGGTGGACGCCCGCGCCACCGCCCGCAGGAGGAAGCGTCATGACCGCACACCGGATCACCGGCGACCTCGTCGACCCCTCGGAGCCGTACTCCGGTCACGCACCGCTCGAAGACGGCGACGACCGGATCGCCCGCGGCCTGGTCCGCGGCGACGAGCACTGCCTGGCCGCGGCGTACCGGCGCTGGGGCCGGCTGGTCCACACTCTGGCGGCGCGGGCGCTGGGGGACCCCCGCGAGGCGGAGGACGTCACCCAGCAGGTGTTCGTCGCCGCGTGGCGCGGGCGGGCCAACTTCCGCCCCGAGCGCGGCACCCTGCCGGCCTGGCTCACCGGCATCACCCGCCGGAAGATCGCCGACGCGCTGACCGCCCGCACCCGCCGCACCGAGCTCGCGGCGACCCTCGGCGCCGCCCTGGAGCACGAGGCCCGGACGGACGGGCAGCCCGAGCGGGTCCTCGACCGGATGGTCGTCACCGAAGAACTGGCCAGGCTGCCCCGCGTCCAGCGCGACGTCCTGGAACTCGCCTACTTCGCCGATCTGACCCAGACGCAGATCGCCGACCGCACCGGCATGCCCCTGGGCACGGTCAAGAGCCACGCGCGGCGTGGCCTCCAGCGCATGCGCCACAGCCTCGCGCCCGCCGCGGCCGACGGCTGACCGCCCGCCCGGGGCTCCGGACGACCGGCAGCGGGACACGGGCCTCCCCGCCCGGCCGACGGACGGGGGACGGGCCGGCGGACGGGGGACGGGCCGGCGGACGGGGAACGGGCCGGCGACGCCGGGACCCGAGGGCGGTCGACGGGCCCTCCTCCCACATGAGGAAGCGGGGTCAGCCCTCGCCGCTCCCGGTCGGCTCTCCGTACAGCCGCGAGACCACACCGATCGCCTCGCGCAGTCCGGTGGGACGCACCATCCCGGGAGCGGGCGTCCGGCCGAGCCAGCCGGGGCCCGCGAGAAGGACGAGGGGCGCGGTGCGTGCTCCCCGCACCCCGAAGGCCGTGGCCGCGACGTGCCGGGCCAGGGAGTGGTTCGCCGTGGACCTCGCCTGGGACCAGAGGGCGACGGCAACCGGCCCGGACCGTCGCACCGCCGCGTCCAGCGCCTCCGCGGGTACGGCCGCGCCGAACATCCTCGTCGGCACCCCCCTTTCGGCGAGTCCCGCGGCGAGCGCCTCCAGAGGCAGTGTGTGCTGCTCCGCCGGGACGCAGGCCAGCACGACCGGAGCGGCCGGAGCGGCCGAGGGGGCGATCGCCGGTCCGGTGGCGGCGGCCCGCCGCAGCGCGGTGGAGACGTGCCAGGAGAGCAGGTGCTCCACCTCGACGTAGCGGTCGCCGGACGACTCCCACTTCCGGCCCACGGCGTGCAGCGTGGGGGCCATGACCTCTTCCCAGGCGGTGACCAGCCCGTGCTCCGCCAGCACCTCCTGGAGCAGCCGTTCCATGGCCGGACCGTCGAGGCGCACGGCGGCACGGGCGAGCCCGCGGCACTCCCGCCGTACGTCGCCCAGCGGCAGGCCGCTGCCGGGCCCGGCGCGGCCGGTCCTTCCTGGGGGCACGTCCTCCGAGGACGCGCCCGGGCCCGTCCTCGCCCCGGGGCCGGTCGGAGGGGGGCCGGCGGCCGCGTCGGGAGCGGCCGTCTCGGGAGCGGGGCGTACCCGCCGGGCCGCCCGCGCCGCCTCGGCGGGCGGGACGCCCGACGCCGTGAGACGGCACATCTCCTCGAGCATCGCGACGTCCGCGGGGCTCCACCGCCGGTGCCGTCCGTCCGCGCGCACGGCAGGGCCGATGCCGTACCGCTGGTCCCAGGACCGAACCGTGGTGGGGGAGACGCCCAGACGCCGTGCCACGGCGCCCGTCGTGATCCCGTGGGCCGCATCGGACATGCCCTCCACCATACGACGCGCAAACGATGCGAAGACGAGGTCCGTCGGCACACCGTGTTCCAGGAACGCCTTGCCCAGGCGGCCTCGGAGGCACGCGCACCTCGCCGGTGGGCCGAGGGACAGGGCGGGCCCCGCATCCGTATGCCCCAAGGCGACGAAGAAGCGGTGCAGGGCGTGTACGCCACGGCCATCGGTGAAACGGATCAGCGCATGGACACTCCCACCCCGTCCGAGGGCGCCCGCTGCCTGGTCACCGGCGCGAGCGGCTACATCGGGGGCCGCCTCGTGCCGGAGCTGCTCGACAGCGGCTGTCGCGTGCGCTGTCTCGCCCGGCACCCGGACAAGCTCCGCGACTTCCCCTGGATCGACCGCGTGGAGACCGCGCGCGGGGACGTCACCGACGCCGCGAGCCTCCGCGAGGCCCTCGCCGGCGTCGACGTCGCCTACTACCTCGTCCACTCCATGAGCTCGACGGCGGACTTCGAGGACACCGACCGGCTCGCAGCCCGCACCTTCGCCGCCGAGGCCCGCTCCGCCGGGGTGCGGCGCATCGTCTACCTGGGCGGCCTGGCCCCGCGCGGAGTGCCGGAGGGCGAGCTCTCACCCCACCTGCGCTCCCGTACCGAAGTGGGCCGCATCCTCCTCGACTCGGGCGTCCCCACCACCGTCCTGCGGGCCGCCGTCGTCATCGGATCCGGATCGGCCTCCTTCGAGATGCTCCGGTACCTGACCGAACGGCTGCCGGTCATGGTCACGCCCAGCTGGGTCGACAGCCGGGTCCAGCCCATCGCGGTCCGCGACGTGCTGCGGTACCTGGTGGGAAGCGCCGACATGCCCCCGGACGTCAACCGGACCTTCGACATCGGCGGCCCCGACGTGCTCACGTACCGGCAGATGATGGAGCGGTACGCGGAGGTCGCCGGGCTCCGCAAGCGCCTGATCGTCCCCGTACCGGTCCTCACGCCCCGGCTGTCCAGCCAATGGATCGGTCTCGTCACGCCCGTCCCCGCCTCCCTGGCCCGGCCCCTCACCGAATCGCTCCGGCACGAGGTGGTCCGCACCGAGGACGACATCACGCGGTACGTCCCGGACGGGCCCGGGGCACCCGTCCCCTTCGAGGAGTCCCTCCGGCTGGCCCTCCGCCGCGTGCGCGAGGCCCGGGTCACCACCCGCTGGTCCTCCGCCTCGCCGCCCGGGGCACCGAGCGACCCGCTGCCGACCGACCCGGACTGGGCGGGCGGCAGCCTCTACACGGACGAACGGACGCGCACCGTCGACTCGAGCCCGGAGTCGCTGTGGCGGGTCATCGAGGGGGTGGGCGGGGAGAACGGCTGGTACTCCTTCCCGCTCGCCTGGGCCGTCCGGGGGTGGGCGGACCGGCTCGTCGGGGGAGTGGGACTGCGCCGGGGACGCCGGGACGCGGCGCGTCTCCGGGTCGGTGACGCGCTGGACTTCTGGCGCGTCGAGGAGATCGACCGCGGACGCCTGCTGCGCCTCCGGGCGGAGATGCGCCTGCCGGGTCTCGCGTGGCTGGAGATGGCCGTCGACCGGGACGAGCGGGGCCGGACGTCGTACCGGCAGAGGGCGCTCTTCCACCCCAGGGGCCTCGCGGGCCAGACGTACTGGTGGAGCGTGGCCCCCTTCCACGCCGTGGTCTTCGGCGGCATGGCCAGGAACATCGCCCGGACCGCCGAGACGGAGGGCAAGCGGCGGGACACGCCGTGAACGAAGGGCGATCGCCGGTGCCGGACGAACGCGGCTCCGCGCATCCGGACACCGCCACGAAGGGAAACACCTGGAGGGCGACGAACACCGCAGACCGGACGCACCCCGTCGCCCGCTCCTTCCCGGAGCACCTGCACCGGCTGATCACCACCCTCGAAGGGCCGGGCGCGCCGCGCCCGCCCTCCCACGGAGGCCGCCATGAACCATTCACGGGATCTGCGAGGGCGTACCGCGGTCATCACGGGGGCCGCCCGCGGACTGGGCGCGGGTCTGGCCCACCGGCTCGCCGAGCGGGGGATGAACGTGGCCCTGCTCGGCCGGGAGGCCGCCACACTGGAGGCGGTCGCCACGACCCTCCGCACGGAGAGCCACGTCGTCGAGGTCGACGTCACCGACGACGCCGCCATGTGCCGGGCCTCGGACGACGTGGCCCGGCGCCTCGGAGCCCCGTCGGTGGTCATCGCCAATGCCGGTGTGGCCGAAGGCGGCCCGTTCGAGAGCTCCGCCCCGGAGACCTGGCGCCGTGTCATCGAGGTCAACCTCGTCGGGAGCGCGATCACCGCGCGCTCCTTCCTTCCCGGGCTGCGCGCCACGCGCGGTTACTTCCTCCAGGTCGCCTCGACAGCGGCCTTCGGCGCGGCCCCCATGATGAGCGCCTACTGCGCCTCCAAAGCCGGGGTCGAGGCCTTCGCGCGCTCCCTCCGCGCCGAAGTGGCCCACACGGGCGTCGCCGTGGGCGTGGCCTATCTGCACTGGACCGACACCGACATGATCCGCGATGTCGACCGCCACACGGTCCTCCGGGAGCTGCGCGGACACATGCCCGCGCCTGCCCGCCGGGTGTACCCGGTGGACCGGGTCTCGGCCTGGCTCGCCCGCGGGGTCGACCGCCGCTCTCCTTCCGTCTACGCGCCGCCGTGGCTCAGGCTCGCCCAGGCCGCACGCCCGTTCTTCCCCCTCGCCGTCGATCTGCTGTCACGTCGGGAACTGCCGCGTCTCATGGGCGAGTCCGCGTTCGACCAGACCGGTCTGCTCGGACCCGGCGGTCGCATCGAGGCGGCGTCGCTCGACCGTTCCACCACCGGCTCGGCCGACGACGCGCCGGAGCGGGCATGAGGCGCCCGGCCCCGTCGGCGCGTACACGCTGTGGGAGAGCGGCTGGTTCCGTGTTCACCACGACGTCCGCATAGGCTGTCCGTGTGGATGACGGGCATGTGGGGGCGATCGTGACGGACGACGGGAGCAAGGCCGATCCGCAGAAGTTCGCGGTCGCTCTGCGCCGGACCCTCGGTGAGATGAACCGTCTGGTGCACGGCTTCGCCTCCAACGAGAACTTGCACCCCACCGACGTCCATGCGCTCTCGTTCGTGCTCGACAACCCCGATACGGCCACCCCGGGACTGTTGAGGGAGCATCTCGGCCTGACCTCCGGTGCGGTGACCGCCTGCCTCGACCGCCTCGAGAAGGCCGGCCACATCCGTCGCAGCAGGGCCGACGACGACCGGCGCGTGGTGCGCATCCACTACGTCCCGGGCGCCCGAGCGGCGGCGCGGGCCCATTTCATGCCGCTCGCGCAGGCGGCG contains these protein-coding regions:
- a CDS encoding RimK family alpha-L-glutamate ligase; this encodes MILFFGRTDDPPLTRAISAARDADLRHLVIDQARTARYDLVVGTDALDAQVTVEGMRVPLGDVSAVYARPLEPPADGDPAARARAAAFQEWFVGWLDTTPAVVVSRPRAMESNSSKPYQAQLIGRSGFAVPETLVSDDPDEILAFRARYGRIVYKSVSGVRSIVREFTDADESRLALVRGLPTQFQAHVPGQDVRVHVVGEDTYAAVVDCDAIDYRYADQGGRPARLAPYDLPPDTARRCAELAASLGLPLAGIDLRRTPDGAWVCFEVNPMPAYSYYEAHTGLPISSALVAYLDGRRAAVSVGG
- a CDS encoding MerR family transcriptional regulator, coding for MSDAAHGITTGAVARRLGVSPTTVRSWDQRYGIGPAVRADGRHRRWSPADVAMLEEMCRLTASGVPPAEAARAARRVRPAPETAAPDAAAGPPPTGPGARTGPGASSEDVPPGRTGRAGPGSGLPLGDVRRECRGLARAAVRLDGPAMERLLQEVLAEHGLVTAWEEVMAPTLHAVGRKWESSGDRYVEVEHLLSWHVSTALRRAAATGPAIAPSAAPAAPVVLACVPAEQHTLPLEALAAGLAERGVPTRMFGAAVPAEALDAAVRRSGPVAVALWSQARSTANHSLARHVAATAFGVRGARTAPLVLLAGPGWLGRTPAPGMVRPTGLREAIGVVSRLYGEPTGSGEG
- a CDS encoding sigma-70 family RNA polymerase sigma factor translates to MTAHRITGDLVDPSEPYSGHAPLEDGDDRIARGLVRGDEHCLAAAYRRWGRLVHTLAARALGDPREAEDVTQQVFVAAWRGRANFRPERGTLPAWLTGITRRKIADALTARTRRTELAATLGAALEHEARTDGQPERVLDRMVVTEELARLPRVQRDVLELAYFADLTQTQIADRTGMPLGTVKSHARRGLQRMRHSLAPAAADG
- a CDS encoding lysyl oxidase family protein, which codes for MTTTRTTRLRRPLLAGTTAVAAMAVTAGFMAATPEQANAVTGPRLSLVAATGSITLTSWKEEPGVYLDLGTYLTAEGTPFELKATRKSYKDPVTLTQTVYEGGRAKAKTLPQGTVKDFSGLPGFAEITVTDKDGKKVVSRAESFCPNNASGRVRPDAPSTSKYPESCPTNPFTLGSVWGVEKGWAANTYNGSYTQPVKLAAGTYTAEVRVAKKYRDLFKIADRPARVKVTVEERSWEENGAAAARAATAGEHAGHGAAHHTPAGHAGHGPGHAPTPVQAGAPETSGAGPSYNVGHGPLKAAPPALPWALKKQQAARADMQAGAMQAGDTAGRTDGSRQAPALTPRSKRPTGNPSVPDVPKPDLRSLPAYGITISDGDRNIPGKDYLAFSANVWNAGPAQLVVDGFRSPGKAKMDAYQYFYDAHGKQVGYTPTGTMEWDPRPGHVHWHFTDFASYRLLKADKKEAVRSGKEAFCLANTDAVDYTVKNANWHPFNTDLATACGQENSISVREVLDVGSGDTYTQDLPGQSFDITDVPNGTYYIQVLANPAKRLKETDLGNNSALRKIVLGGTPGRRTVTVPAHDLVNAN
- a CDS encoding M6 family metalloprotease domain-containing protein, which codes for MADPAAVSSSFCAVAPSPELRRRMLEELDQVRGGPGELTNLLGFTSTPTPLGFDDGTIFPPEEFPPGTSRATISAAAADRAPLRGTIRAVVVLVDFSDKPMTKTAADLDKLFFSLGAMPHGSVREYYREVTNGLVDLVGEVHGPYRMPETMDWYAAGNFGIARPSGPFRSPEMAKSAVEAADPSVNFAPFDNDGNGYVDAFIVVHAGPAADETGKPFHIWSHKSTLPAVHQTDGTKVYGYLTISENAKIGVCAHELGHLLFGFPDLYDTDDSSEGVGSWCLMGAGSWGGGGDVPTHPSAWCKVNQGWATTKVVTTSGTESFPDVKSSHTVHRLWKNGAGGSEYFLLENRQRTGYDASLPGDGLLIWHIDENQPNNRDENHYKVGLVQADNQRNLELNQNRGDDGDPYPGSSGNTTFTSTSAPDSNSFAGAGSCVSVTRISPSAATMTASVTVSCGKAPVKEIKDHKEIKEPLKEAKEPSKEVKDFKDRKDVEVKTKEPFKEHKDLKDRREHKPPYKEIKDDWDNPPDVSTRSTGEEGDPTAAAIVDLQTRLAALEQALGGAGGAGDTAEPFIGTELRPDLIGGPQYGPGADALREAVEAGDAQAKRSYDSLPQQ
- a CDS encoding deoxyribodipyrimidine photo-lyase, with amino-acid sequence MTVSVVLYTSDLRVHDHPPLRAAVEGAQEVVPLFVRDPAVDRAGFAAPNRLAFLADCLTDLDRGLRDRGGRLVVREGDTVSEVRALVRQTDADEVHMAAGVTAFARAREARLREALEDDGCRLYVHDGVVTVVPPGDVLPHGRDHFAVFTPYHKRWTAEPLRTPLPAPGALRVPSGVRSERIPRRSAVTGVSPALAVGGESEGRKLLGSWLADRVDTYEERHDDLAGDVTSRLSPHLHFGAVSATEAVHRARRQGGAGADAFVRQVCWRDFHHQVLAARPEAAGTDYRPRQDRWRRGADAEEDLAAWREGRTGYPVVDAAMRQLAHEGWMHNRGRLITASFLVKTLYIDWREGARHFLALLVDGDVANNQLNWQWVAGTGTDTRPQRVLNPVRQARRYDPDGSYVRRWVPELAALDGPAVHEPWRLTGLDRASFDYPDPVVELSEALTRFRQARSTA